The stretch of DNA AATGCCCTTTTTCGTTTGTGTCTTGTCCAAGACGTTCATCATCGTAGACATGGTCGAAATGAGGATGGAATGGACTTTCTTTTTCTAGGGGACCAACAGCAACTGCCGTTGAAACGATACTTGGCTTTGTAGCAAACTGATACGTCCGCGAATTACTTACCAAGAGATCACCCCCATCTTAACGAGTATGGTTTTGATGAGCGCTACGACAAAGGCAGAGAAAGTACCATAGACGATAACTGGACCTGCCAGTTTAAACATATTGACTCCTACTCCTAAAATAAAACCTTCCGATTTATGTTCAATTGCTGCAGAGATTACGGCATTACCAAAACCTGTTACAGGTACTGCCGAACCTGCACCACCAAACTGGCCAATTTTTTTATAAATACCGAACCCTGTTAATAACATGGAAATAAAAACCATCGTGGCTACGGTAGGATTGCTCGCTGTTCGCTCAGTAAATGAAAAATAGGCCATGTAGAAAAATGAAATGACTTGTCCGACAGCACAAATGATACCGCCAGTCAGAAATGCTTTCAGACAGTTCTTTAAAACGGGTCGCTTCGGTGCCATCTCGTCCACTGTTTGTTGATATGAATTGGGATCCATTACGTATTCTCCTTTGCCAATGCTCGAAGTTTATCTAAATCTTTTTTCAAAGCATCCTCTGTCGGTTTCTTTTCAATAATTTTCTTAAGTTCCCAAGTGATTTTCAAATCAGGAGATACAAATACATCATGATCAGGGAAAAGCGATTTCACTTCTTTTTCAATTGATTTTGCAATTTTTTCTTTGCTGAATTTCGACATTGGTTCTACTTGCAAGGACACAACCAACTGATGATCAAAGAACACGGCAGCAGCCTCGCTTATTTTTTCATTGTCCTGGAAGATTTTCTTGAGTGATTCAATTTCTTCCTGATCATCATCAACATGATAAATGGATACTTGCGGTTGGTCATTTGAACAACCCACCAATAGCAATAATATACAGATCAACAATCCGAATTTTTTCATTTTCAATTCACCTTTTATCCTAGTATGATGTTTTTCCAAAAATTTATGTATAAATTGGTTACGCGCCCTGACCAACGAACACAATCTACATATTGTATAAAGACTCTTAAAGAGAGTGAGGTGAAAACAAAATGGGATGTGGACGTAACTTGGAATCATCATCATCATCATCGTCATCGTCATCTTCATCTTCTGGACATTTCAAGAAGAAAGATCAATGTATCTGTGATGTAGTTCGTGCAATCAAAGACATTCAAGATCGAGCAACGGACATGGACTGTCCGGTATGTCCAACAAATTGCTTCTTGGAGCCACTTGGTGGATTAGTAAGTCCTTCTCGTCACCAAGCTGATACTCGCGTATTCATGCTTTTGACGGATGACGGTACACCGTTCAAAGCTTTCTTCCGCGATAATGATCGTAAAGACTGTGATTGCTTCTCTGTATTCTTCCGTGTAGAAGAAATATTCGATGGTTGCTGCGCAACACTTCGTGTACTAGAACCTTTGGATCATCATCATAAAGAAGTAGATCTTTTAAACGACTGTGGTGACAAATTGGATTTAAGAAAAATTTGTAAAGTTCGAGATTTCAGACTTTCTAATAGCTGTATTACCGTTGACTTGAATTGCTTCTGTGGCATTGAATGTGTAGCAGACGTATTTCTAGGTGTTTGTGACTAATAAATAAACACGTCAAGCGTGCAGTGTCTAATTAGCTCGACTTCCTATCAAAAGGAGTCGGGCTTAGTTTTGTTTTATCAACAGAATGTGTAAAATGACAAAAATAATTCGGCTAGTTCCAGATAAAAAGAAAAAACATCCACTATGTTAAAATGGATGTTTTCTTCACTACTATTCACACTCGAATCGGGAGAATTTTTCCTCCCCACCAAATCTCTTTAATTTCGTTAATTTCAAATGCCATAATCTCATCTTCAGCTGATTTAATTTGGACACTATCTTGATAAAGCACATCCACGATTCCGCCAATTTTTTCACCATCTTTTAATTGAAAAAAAAGTGGCTTATACACAAACTTTGCAAAATCTGACGTCAAAAAGCGCAATCTTTGCCACATCAATGGATCGGTTTCAATTACGGTTTCGACTTTGGCTTCAACTTCGGCTTCGACTTTGGTTTCGAGGGCTTTTACAACAGGCTCCGGGAAGATTGAAGTACTTTCTTCTTGCCAACGAGACACCTTACGTACATACCTATAGACCGGCGGACCTTGGACAAAAAGGAGCGGATCATTTTCCAATGGAATACACACACCCTTTTTGAAATAGCTTATGCTGCAGGTTTACAATATGTGAAAACCGCTGTCACAATGAATGGTTTCACCTGTAATCCCGCGTGATAATTGACTAAATAAGAACAGTGCCGTATCCCCTACTTCTTCAGGTGTAGTATTGCGACGAAGCGGTGCACGTTCTTCGATCTCTTTCAACACACTGTTAAAATCACTTACACCTTTAGCAGACAACGTGCGGATTGGGCCAGCTGAAATGGCATTGACACGGATGTTATATTTCCCAAGATCTGCTGCCAAGTATCGTACTGACATATCAAGCGATGCTTTGGCAACACCCATGATATTGTAATTCGGTACCACTTTTTCTCCGCCTAAATAAGTTAAAGTGACAATACTTCCGCCTTCTGTCATTAATGGCTTAACAGCTTTCGCTACCACCGTTAATGAGAAAGCACTTATATTATGTGCAAGCAAAAACCCTTCACGTGAAGTATCTGAGAAGTTCCCCGCTAACTCTTCTGTTTTAGCAAATGCGATACAATGGGCTAAACCATCTACTTTTCCTACTGCTTGTCCAATTGTTGCGAAACATTTCTCCACATCTTCGTCATTTGTTACATCACATGGAAGAACAATTTCATGTTTCCCTTCCAATGTTGCTACTAAATCACGCACGGGTTTCTCGAATCGTTCCCCCGCATACGTGAAAA from Paenisporosarcina sp. FSL H8-0542 encodes:
- a CDS encoding YhcN/YlaJ family sporulation lipoprotein, coding for MKKFGLLICILLLLVGCSNDQPQVSIYHVDDDQEEIESLKKIFQDNEKISEAAAVFFDHQLVVSLQVEPMSKFSKEKIAKSIEKEVKSLFPDHDVFVSPDLKITWELKKIIEKKPTEDALKKDLDKLRALAKENT
- a CDS encoding CotY/CotZ family spore coat protein, which encodes MESSSSSSSSSSSSSGHFKKKDQCICDVVRAIKDIQDRATDMDCPVCPTNCFLEPLGGLVSPSRHQADTRVFMLLTDDGTPFKAFFRDNDRKDCDCFSVFFRVEEIFDGCCATLRVLEPLDHHHKEVDLLNDCGDKLDLRKICKVRDFRLSNSCITVDLNCFCGIECVADVFLGVCD
- the spoVAC gene encoding stage V sporulation protein AC, which translates into the protein MDPNSYQQTVDEMAPKRPVLKNCLKAFLTGGIICAVGQVISFFYMAYFSFTERTASNPTVATMVFISMLLTGFGIYKKIGQFGGAGSAVPVTGFGNAVISAAIEHKSEGFILGVGVNMFKLAGPVIVYGTFSAFVVALIKTILVKMGVISW
- the fabI gene encoding enoyl-ACP reductase FabI, whose translation is MSLSLQGKTFVIMGVANKRSIAWGIAQSLDKAGANIIFTYAGERFEKPVRDLVATLEGKHEIVLPCDVTNDEDVEKCFATIGQAVGKVDGLAHCIAFAKTEELAGNFSDTSREGFLLAHNISAFSLTVVAKAVKPLMTEGGSIVTLTYLGGEKVVPNYNIMGVAKASLDMSVRYLAADLGKYNIRVNAISAGPIRTLSAKGVSDFNSVLKEIEERAPLRRNTTPEEVGDTALFLFSQLSRGITGETIHCDSGFHIL